The following DNA comes from Salvia splendens isolate huo1 chromosome 17, SspV2, whole genome shotgun sequence.
TAATACTATGATTCAAGGGTATATTCATTTTTGTTTGATATATGTTTGAATTATCTCTATAACTAAGACTATTGTACTTGCAACTTTAAACTAATAAAACTGTAAAATAATTTTGTCAAACAAACTAGCTAGATAGTCTCACTTTTTTCAAATAGCTGCATtcgaaatattaaaattattaacaaTAACAATCAACAGAACTATTGAAATAAGTTAAATTAATATCTTAATCCAACAATTAGGCAGGCCGCATGTACATGAATTTTTGGTCGTGAATAGTACATGCTTACCCCTATCTCTATTAATAAATGTGGTTCgtctatttaatttttatttgtagaCTTTTTATTGGGTACAAGCAGAAACTTAGGTTAAAGTCCAATAGTAAAAAATGATTTGGGATTTAtagtaaagaaataaaaagttgTAAGTGCAACTAGTTCTTCCTCTGTTTGCCAATAAGAATATCACTTTGACATGATTCGggttataaaaattataataaaaagtgagtgaaaaaagttagtgaaatgtaaattatatttttatagtattagttttataattaaacgTGGGGAATAAAGTTAGGGTGATATGGAATCTTATACCAAATAGTAAAATGCAAATGAGATCattatttacaaataaatatagCAAATTCAGACAATTAATGCTGGATGAATGGAGTAAGTAGATTAGTAAGTAGGTTTAACTAAGTAAAAATTTGGACCAAGTCATATTTGAACCTTTAAATTGTACGCGCTTTAGTTTACAATGATTATTACTTTTTAGAATTATGTTCACATCATTTTCTGCAATATTAGATTTTGAATTCCAATCCAATAATTGGTCTTTTCTCGGCCCCTaccttttatttattatttttttaaattcattttacgAATTATTGTTTTATATTCGGAAATTTTagcttatttttatataaaatgccACGCTCTAGATTTCAGCATTTTCTTTAAAGTATATTCTTAATTTTAGTATACTAGTAAAAAAAAGGCTACGAATGTTTTTAATACATTCAAGAATGTTAACTGGTGCTTCTAAATATAACATCAATACTTCAAAAAATATCTCTATTCTTGGCCTTCCAACTAAAATTAGGGGACGCAAATGCATGTGTCATAGTTTAGAAAATGATTAAGATAATCTATCTTCAATATAAGAATGTCTTCTTTTGCGTCCTAAATTTTACAGTAGTTAGTTTTCAAATTTTTCCGAAGCTTGTTCTCTATTAGTGTATGCTTTAGGGGTTGTTtagtttgcaagattgtatctcatgattaaatatatactatGTTCAGTAAATGAGATTGAATTATTAGCATAGAATTATTTATCTTGGATTAAGTTGTGATCACAACTTAATCCAAGATGAATAATTATATGCTAATAAGTCGTAGCCACCCccttcaactaaaataatcacaCAACATAATcctaaataatagtaataaaagataagttatttatattaagtacttctaaataaaacacaaaaagtTTAAGATAATAAAAATTTGGGAAATGTATATATTACAAGTAGGGCTTATTTGTTGCGGATGgatgtatatattttttgaaCATAACATCCAAAATCTGAGGGCTGTGTTGTGCCCTTGTAGTTACGGAAGTTGCACTTTCTTTTGAATTGAAATGAATTTTGATTGAAGCCACACACGTATGCAAACACAAAATGTGTCTCCATCAATGAATACATTTCATCCCAATAATTTCCAGAATTTTCAATTTGCATTTTCCTCGAAGTGGGAAACTTATTAGTTAATCAATTCGTCGTCGATATAATAATGAAGGCCATTCACTTTCCTATTACTTACATGTCCTTTTTTattgagtaaaaaaaatagacattTGTTGAATCGTATAATAATCCTgctttataaattaatactttGACATAACTATAGACTATTTGATTCCGATCTAGAAGCAAATCTATCTAGAACCATGTCAGATCACATCATCAATAATAAAGTATGTAAATCATTGTTGATAAGCATCAAATATTCTTCCAAATACTTCCTCACTCTTATGCAAAGTGTAAACACTTCTCTTACAAATAAGAGTTTATAGATTGTTATTTATTGTTTAGATGGAAAAAAATAAGTAGATACAGATTAAAGTATAAGAGtggcatttttatttttagaaatataatattttgagtggacattataaaaaaataagaatatacgATTTTGAATAGGACATAAGTAGTATTTTAaatcatattttaaatattgaaattgAGATAGTTTTAACTCAAAGTGTAGAGCTTCTAGAAAAATTGGGCTAAGAATTcaatcatattttaaaaattaaaattgagatATTTAAGTCGAAAATCAAAAAGTCATTTTCAGTACAAATAGACACTTGCTTTAATCAATTGTAGTTATACAATTTTGATTCATAATTAATGGAGTATAATTAAGCACTTCAAGAAAATAACCAATTCAGAGAATGATGGCGATAGCTAGTTTTAAATCAATGGTCAAAAATCTATTATGAATCCTTCCTCCTACTGATATAAAGTACTATTCAATATGAGAACGATGGCGATGTGTGGTTTTGAATATaaaatggagtatattatactcccttcatcccactTTACGAGTCCAAGACACTTTTCTACgcctattttataaaaatgataataaatagttaaaatgaagaaattttaaagtaatagagagaataatgttgaaaaaaGTCTtatcaacattattctctcttactttacaattttttttactttaactatttattatcatttttataaaatgggtGTAGAAAAGTGACTTGAACCGCTAAAGTGAGACGGAGGATGTATATACTTATTGTTACTACTGATAACAAGTACAGTACTATGTCTCAATATAACTATACTTGCAAAAAAGTACgtaatgttttaaaaaattactctcctaattaaaatccaaatgaTACTGTCACACCAAAATTCGCATGCAGCCGAATATATCACATGTAGTTctatataaaaatagtataatttgaaaatataattttcacTTAGTAACATAAGTAGCTAGGTTTCAGATACGAtcaaattaatagtactatgaTTGTGGAATATATTCGTGGACATGTAAGATCTTATATGTACATGTGACTTTTGGCATGTCTCACCATCATTTGAGGACCGATTTTTTGGACACAATTAACataatttttcataaataattaatgaGTACCTATTTCTGTACGTTTGAAACATTGTATTAATTTGTTATTGATGACAAATGGTATAATAAGTCTTCACTCAATCACTCAATTTCATTCAAATGAGAAATGTTTCTTTTACATTTAGTGTTGTTTAATATGTTAAGtgaagataaattaaaaaaagaaaataaagtaaataaaaaataaaatatagagaaCGATGTCTTCATTTTCGAAATATGTCATTGTGAGTGATTTTGACTGGATATCTTAAAACTGAAATGTGCCTCTTTGAGTGTGagatagtagtaatatttatctAAAAAAAGTATATGATCATCTCATATTCAATTAATAACAATATCTTATTACATcaagttttaaaataaataaaatagccATTTTTATTCTTCAACGCTCCCTTTTTGTATTTTCGTTTGGAAATGAACAGCAATAGTACTGGAATTCGAAGGATACTAAACAAAATCATAAACAACATTGCAATCCTAAAAAACACACATGtttatttattatcaaaatagggatgtattcatatccttaCACTAAATATTAGGAAAATACAAAACACTTGTTgtccattggatcttgtgatctaaCGGTTAGATTAGTGTCACATGTCATccaataatgtagatttttagcctaatactgtagcattttagtctaataatgtagatttccAGTCTAATAATGTGTTAAGGATCATATATCCCTAACGTACCggcaaaatgaaaattacaacgtaaAGATaaatccggcgcccgtgagggtcggcggagagATAATCTGGGCGGCTGTGTGCGGggcttccgtcgggcagcgacgtCAGATGTGAAAGAAAAACGTGACTCTCTATGGCtcaaataatattgtatttcttcattgaataaaatcatactaacaatctatcctatttataatactccatccatcccactttaggagtcccggtttaccatttttgggtgtccctctttaggagtctcggttggaatattccataaatggtattgggtctcacattctactaacctttttccactcacattttattataaaactaatacaaaaaagtaggacccacattccactattttttttcaccaactttcctttacatttcttaaaacccgtgccgaactcaaccgggacttctaaagtgggacggagggagtagtatactaCTACCCAAACTTACTTAACAAGAAAacaatatatggaaagatactatgaatcaaaagataactaaataaaagatatggaagatatgaCATTAATGTCTCGTATCAACTTTCCCTCGGTTAAAATCTGTTTCAATATTTTCATCGTATTGCTGATTGCAGTCTTCTTCATAACCAATTTATCAGTCTTGACTCTAATCTCATGCTCAAATAATCTTCTCATCTCAAATGCAGCCGTGCCCCCCTCAACAAGGCTTAGAAATAGAATCTCCATCTTCTCGATTTTGCTCTGTTTCTCAGGAAGCAtacttaaatattttctttactcTCCAAACTGGATCTAAGAGCTTCaaattttatctctttctcAAGGAAGCAtacttaaatattttctttagtCTCCAAACTAGATCTAAGAGCTTCaaattttatctctttctcCGTCTTCAGAAAAGTGTGGTTGacctcttcttttcttttggcAGTAAAGTCATTCCCTTTCTCTATCTCTTTTTGATTCAACACATTATTAAGTACGATCAACTTCTCTTCCCTCTTCTCTGCACTCTCGTGCAAATCTGTCTCCAACTCCTTTTGACTCGAGCTTGAGACACCAGCTTGCGGTTGACGAGTAGAGGTCGATAATGGAGCTTTCACCAATAGCGGTAGCAAGGGCTGACACGGTCTCGGTGTAGCAGCTCAATAGTACatgttgtacttggctgctttagCAGAAGATCTGATCGTAGAGGTGGCGGTGGTGCAGCAGCAGCGGGTGGTGGCACTGCTGAGCAGCGGTGACTTGGCGGTGACTGCTGGTCGAGCACGAGTTGCGGTTGTGTTGACGTATGGGAGCTGGGGAACATGAAGGGCTGGTTCCGATTTTGGGGTTGTTGGCAGTCTCGCTGCCAGCCAGTATACACGCATTATGGCGGCGCGACTGAATCACTAGGAAGAAAGCCCTGGGGCCAGAAAGAGGGGTGCGTCGTGTGTTTTGACGTGGGAGAATCCAATGTTCCACAAGGCGGCGGACCTAAAACAGTTATGGAACCGGCTGTGGTGGTAGTTCCGGCAGCGGAGGAGCGCGAATCTCTCCCACACGACGAGCGGATGTTCGGGAGGGCGGATCCCAGCAAGTCAGGTGATACCTGGGCCGTCTGGAATCGATGTCCACATAATGTTGTTGTCCATATGTTGCTTTTGATGCCTACAATTTTGTCACACGTCGATCGATTGTTCCCAATGTGATTCCAACCTTGAGATAGCGGCATCCAATTGATCGAACAGTTGTTCATAACGCCTCGTTCCGGTGTAGTGCGGTGGCTTATTTTCAGTGCGTTGTTGTGGCATCTCGCGCCAAGAAGGCATCACTCGGAGATGTGGTGGTTGAATTTTGTGTGGTAGCGCTGTCCGGAAGGAGAAGTCAGGATCGGGCAGTGGTTGTGTATGGTTGTGATTGAAATGGCGATGATGATAGTTGGAGTAGTTGGATGACATGATGGTGGTCTGACTTCGACGCGGCGTGCGGGAATCGTTCTCGTtgggcgttgcagaagtagatttgtccggcggctagagctcggtGGATAGGCCGGATTCGGCAACCAAAGTAGTGTTGTGCGCATGTTTTCCGTCaggcagcggtgtagcttcgattcgagatggtgggagggtgagatcacgatgaaagcactAGTTATTAAGGATCATATATCCCTAACGTACCAGCAGAACGAAATTTACAACGTAAAGATAAATCCGGagcccgtgagggtcggcggagagATAATCTGGGCGGCTATGCGTGGGGCTTCCTTCGGGCAGCGACGTCAGATGTGAAAGAAAAACGTGAGACTCTTTAGGGCtcaaataatattgtatttcttcattgaataaaatgatactaataaTGTACCATGTTTATAATAGTATACTACTACGCTAACTTATCTAACAAGAAAacaatatatggaaagatattattaatcaaaagataactaaataaaaaatatggaaGATATGACATTAATGTCTCGTATTATAATGtacctcggctaataatgtTGATTTCTAGTATATAAGATATAGCTTATCACAACCATCCGATTTAAGGATCCAACGACTGTGATTTGTGCTGTGGGCCGTAAGGACCCTAACACACCCCTATAAAAATAAGAGGGATCGTGAGTGGCTGCGTtcaatctttaatttattattatgacTTTATTTTTAAGCTTACATGATGTCATTATACTGAACGTCATCACAGTGGCCCCCACACTTACCGATATTTTTTGCGAGGCTTGTTTCATGTCTACCACGCGGAAAGATCTTTGAACATTCGCAGAATGTCTCATTTTCTTGACTttcttgaattttatttttaattttctaattcaTTTCATAGAAAGTTAGTATATTAGATAAGAGGAGTAATAGAATAGCTCATACCGTAGTTTGTCCCCTCAATTTCTATTGAATTTTCGTGGCTATGAATTTTGTCTCTCTAAGAAATTTCCAAGAAAGATAGAAAAAGTGGTATTCGCAATGAAAACGTATCTTTCTTCAGACAAGGGTGTTAATTTCAAACAAACATTATAAACGCATTAATTTCAATTAGTTCGGCGAGCAGGATATTAATTGTCCATATCCTTTGTGTTTGATTTTCtgagaaataaaatatgagtaagtAAAAATTTTACTCTCATTACATCACGGAAGTTTACAATAAATTCATCTTGTTGAACGAATTGGTTTCATACAATTTCCTAGCGAATTCATATCAaatgtgagaaaaaaaaaattatattttgaattcatGCAATTATCCTGAACTTTATACATGCTTAACAACAAAATCATAATTCAGGGGTAGTTTATATTCTCCCATCCATAAAAATAGTTCATGACACACATCTCTCGAATCTCGCAACAACATGAcagattatttaattattggctACAACCAAAAGTATTAAGGCCAttcacaataggaatagcctaGCAATAACccaaccatagcctagccacaaactcttcatgccacatcatcaacactaaaaattctcctgccacatcatcaaaacaagcaaatagcccagccatagcctagccacatcactcaaaattatataaaacaaataactaacaatcacacaaaatacggaattaaatttaccacacagatacgggaaaattcaataataatattaaaattttaaaaagtacattaattaaaaaaacacacttcattaaaattaaaataacattacaacatcctcattaatgagtttgtcccacatcgaaagtggaatataaatcattcaaggatgtctctataaaagagaaacaaccaaggatgagtttgtcccacatcgaaagtggaacataaaacattcaaggatgtctctataaaagataaacaaccaagaatgagtttgtcccacatcgaaagtggaacataaaacattcatggatgtctctataaaagagaaataaccaagaatgagtttcataaaaaaacattaaataaaaaaaattaaaaaatccgctgggcgatgcgctcggcgatccggagcgctgcaatagcgccgagcggatcgcccagtgCACCCCTAGCGCCGCGAAACCGCCGAGCGCTCAgcggtttttaattccgaaatccgttgggcggttgcaatggaccgcctagcaccggcgctcggctaggcggtgcgctaggcgccattgcggatggcctaagaaGAACAAATTAAGTAAAATAAAGTCTAGACATTAGATTATTGTCAAATGAACACTACAATTAGTTATTCTCAAAACCTTGAATTctatgtttagctactcattaagttaaataacaaaatattttcatgtCCAACATGAAacacaaaattagaaaaataaataaaatacagacTATTTTTGTCTGCTCGGTCTTCCTCAAAATCTTGCCTTGATTGCTTGATCAAAATCCCAGACCTCTAgaatgatgaaatttgatatatGCTCTATGATGTGTAGTGGATGATAATATGTAGGTCAAAAATCGAACCATATAACGATATTTGTAGTTGAGAAGAGATCAAAAGGGTTAATTGCTTGTGTAGTAACGAAGTTTGCtcaaattatttttagtttatttaaaatttcttcTTATCACCAttacacaaaaaataataatatcagcGACATTTAATGCGGggatacaaataataataataataataataataataataataatattcgtGAGCGATCATATTAATATTTCATGactttatataattttatgatTTGAAATTACTCAATCAGGACAGGGGATTCATGTCTCGAAATGACTCTGTCCTATTTGCCAAATTTTCGTTCCAATGCAACGACTTTAGCCACATCTTATCAAGTGTTTTTAAAAGCTTTATGAAAAACAAGAAATTGAACACAATTTATTTAGAAGATACTCCCTAATTAGATTTCTTAAATTTTCATTCTCCAAACATGACATAACTTGGTGTTTAAAATGAACATGTCTTTATATTCCACATTGAATGCGAAAATTGTTTTTGGCTTACATAATGATTAATGACTCCTCGAATATGAAAGCGTGTTTTGAATTTTAAGCTTTAAGTGTTCACTTTATAGATTGTGACTCTCTTTCTTAATCATTAAATGTATAACATCTCTAAAAAGGTTCCACTATGTAAATATTTATAAGCCTTTTAGATTTAGCTCCggtaattattaaaataatctaTAATGATATTCTAAAACCCAAAATGGAGTAGACAATTAGTTCCaatagtattttaaaaataatttcatttttagtttttgagtaaaatatactccatttgttGCATCttaattgaatcatttttttattttaaaaatttttaagataattgagtcatttctacttttggcaaaaagtaacattctcttactttattctctcctcatctttcttatttattttatcctacTTTATCCACTATCCATTTAACACGCTATTCTTATTCCTGTGCCGAAAAAGAAGCGCTTCTATTGACAAGGAACTGATGGAGTACTATCTTTAGGTTACACTGAAATATGGTCCTCTTCTAatgcttataacaccataatccaaaactaagactaaATCTACACCCTTGGATTTTGAAAtaagtggatgagattaaaactcacaaatttgaataaatagcagacaaaatatcaacaaaaaggtaatatcgtcattatgttatcatatgataatttccGCGGgtgttttttatatcaacatagtgtattacaaatatcaacaatatgacatgaAAATATCTACACAAGTacatgaaaatatcaacacagttttattgatattttacctacactatattgagattttgcatacactatattgagatttttttttatttgttgataaaatctgcttatcaaGTATCAACATGTACggaaattgaaatataatttatcaaatttcatcacccgaacatcgtcggaacatatgcaattgagatccgttggaatccttataaaattatctttaatttgatatattttttgccaaaaataatttaaatcgagagagttacgtaaatttaaagtttttagatgattttgatgagagagaattgacattaatacctttaaatttatttaataattttttaaatttaaaatataatccatgtGGTATTATTTCAACTactagatctcctaatctaataGCTAAGATTTGATCTTAATTTATGATggctaattagttagcaattgatcactcctcCCACTAAAATAAACCTAAATcactatttcaaattttatgaataaaataaatagaggaCAAAGAATATTCTTTAAAATTAAGTTTAGTATAAATTATCAGCGTAAAATCACTATTTGATGTGACATTTATACGAAATTCACTTTAAATCtggaaataataattattaacaaATGACATTAATCCCAAtttcaataataaaattttaaacacaAATTGAATTATTAAATTGATGCAAAACGCATGATGACTCCCGCAATAATGTGTGGCCACAGCGCCACACATTGAATTGAAACGGTCAGCTACACGATTCATACTATCTTGCTATCCATTTCTTCCTCGTTATTAACACTTTAAAACATAAACACAACTACCTATAAAGATCATATCTTTCCAGTTTCCACCTCTGTGTACTCATTCCTTCACAACTCACAACTATACATTACACATACTACCTCACCATCTCCCAATTCCATGTCCAAAATCTCAAGATTCTTGATCAAGATCAAAACTTTACAAAGATTTCACAACCCCTTTTCCAAATAGATCAAAACCCAATTTCCATTATGATCTTCATCACTTAACACTCTTGAAAGTTGAAACCCAGATCACACAATACGCAATCTagcccaaaaaaaaaacactttttTGTTTGAAAATGGAGAAGGTTGGAGTTCCGGAGAAGACTGTAATAACTGTGTTAGCTGAGGGAAAGAAGCTGGCGAATGAGCTAAAGTGGAAGCTCGACCCCTCTACAACTTCAAGAGAGACATGCGATGCTTTGGTGGATAGCATTCTCTCTGCCTACGATAATGCAATAACGCTTCTTGCTCTGATCGGAGACGGCGCCTCTCCCACAAGTGAAGAAGGCTCTCATCACAATTCTAAAAAAAGGAAACTTTTTTCTTTGTTGCTTTTGAATTTTGGAGTCTTGTGATTATTTGGGCCTTTTAGTTTTGTTTTGAAGGTTTGTGTGATAGAATTTAATCGATTTTTTTTGTGTTGTGTAGGAAGACTATGCCGAGATGGAGTGAGCACGTGCGTATTTGTTCTGGGGAAAGGGGTGAAGCCCAGCTTGATGATGGCTATAATTGGAGGAAATATGGGCAGAAAGATATTTTGGGGGCTAATCATCCAAGGTTAGCTATGTAATTTTGATTATTTCACAAAGATTGCTTAGATTCTGAGTTTGAGGAAGTGGTATCTTTTTATTGATGTACTGTATGTCTTTTTTGGACATCTAAGGTTAAAGATGAagtttttattagtttatgatTTCTATTTCTTTGCTTTTTGTGGGGAAGGGGGGGAGGGATGTTTTGACTTTGAGGATTGTGGTTTTGTGATGATGAAGTCAATTTGGATGGGAGTGAGTTGATTTTCTTGATGGAATGGCTTTTGTAGGGCTTATTATAGATGCACGCATCGCAACACGCAAGGATGCTTGGCCACGAAGCACGTGCAGCGAGCAGACGAGGACGCGACAGTGTTTGAGGTCATATACCGAGGGAAGCACAGCTGCAGGCAGGAGAGGCTGAGGCAGCACAAAGAAAGGAAGGAGCAAGAGAGCCTAACGTGTAGCAATGTGTCGAGCCTTGTTAAAACTGAGAACCGGGATCTAAACGATCCCAAAGAGGAGGATCTTCCAACTTTCTCATTCCCTTCCACTCCAATTGGGTGTGAAAATGTGGAACCTCAGTTCTTCTCAGAGCCTCATAGGTTGATCACAGCGAGCTACTCGCCCTCGTTCCTGTCCCCAACAACCTCCGAGTCCTATTTCTCGCCATCGCCATGCCTTGTGAATGATTTTGACATTGGCCACAGCTTGGAGTCTGATTTTGGTGAGATAATCTCAAATCTAACACCAATCACAGACTTC
Coding sequences within:
- the LOC121773464 gene encoding transcription factor WRKY19-like → MEKVGVPEKTVITVLAEGKKLANELKWKLDPSTTSRETCDALVDSILSAYDNAITLLALIGDGASPTSEEGSHHNSKKRKTMPRWSEHVRICSGERGEAQLDDGYNWRKYGQKDILGANHPRAYYRCTHRNTQGCLATKHVQRADEDATVFEVIYRGKHSCRQERLRQHKERKEQESLTCSNVSSLVKTENRDLNDPKEEDLPTFSFPSTPIGCENVEPQFFSEPHRLITASYSPSFLSPTTSESYFSPSPCLVNDFDIGHSLESDFGEIISNLTPITDFSLGDFDISIDEVDFESHLLDAIEFS